The genomic stretch AAGTCAGGTTGGTTCATTGTTCAAAACCAGGGCCGCTGTGAAAGCCACTGGTCTTGTGCTTCCTTTGCAGAGTGGGAGGTATGGCTATGAGAGCATCTATACAGCCCTGAGGAGCATCTATCGCAGTGAGGGGCACCGGGGACTCTTCAGTGGCCTGACAGCAACACTCCTTCGTGACGCACCCTTTTCTGGAATCTACCTGATGTTCTACAACCAGACCAAAAATATCATGACCCATGGTACGGACAAAAGAAGGTCTGGTAGGGAAGAGATATCTCCAAGACCTCGTATCCTCACCACTTCCTCTGTGATATGAGACTCTTTATTCTTAGCATCTCCAGATTCTTCTTAGACTGTTAGGACCTAAGCCATGTCAGCCTTGTGTCAGGGTTGGGTGCTAGACCACAGTAGTAGTGGTCATGACATACTTGGCCACTGACCTTTCGAGTTGATAGACTATGATAGCAGAGTACTGGTATTACACCCCACACTTCttgagtggggtggggtggaataAAACATGTTTTGCAGAAGTCCTGCAATAATACCTCGCAGATTTACCTGATCTTTAGAATGCTGGGTCCCACCCAGGGCCTCCTAAATCAGAAACTTTGGGGTAAGATCTGGGAGACTGTTTTTCTCAAGAAGCACTTGATCTGATTCTTATCAGACACGTTTGATAAAGTTGGGAGGTTAGCACCTCCCTTGCCATGTTCCCAGTCGAAGTGATTTTGAGCCCTCTGTTTGGGTGGAAGGGTACCAAACCTCAGGCATTCTGACAGACCCATGCTGTCAGTAAGCTCATGTTGGTCATGACGGGGGTACGATCAGTGGGCAGCGAACGTCTAACTAAACAGAGCCTGGTCCTGATAGAAACATCCTGTGGAATGAACCTGCATTCAATAAGGTGTCCCTGGATAATCTGAGCAAGGAAATGCAGTCAAGGTTGTGGAGGTGGGAAAACTGGCATGCCACCATCACGACAGTGGTAATCAAGTAAGTTGGGGTGCTTTAGGAGTTCATTGCTCTGCCAAAGGCACCAGGAGGTATGACACTGCAGGTCACAGCCTTATGTTGCCCTAGAAAGTTAGGGCAATAAGGGAGCTTGGATGTACATTTTTGACTTCCCTATGTGTATAATTGTTTATTCTAATTCCGTTTAAGAGTAAGTTGCAGGAGTGATGCCCCTTTACCCTTAAATACCTCCATGTCTGTTTCCTAAGAACAAAGAGATTCTCTGAGAACGATTTcctcaaaatcaggaaatttattttttttaattttttaaattttaatttttattattttttttaaatcagtaaattTAACACAGTTACAGTTCTTTAGTCTCTAGCACCTATATCAGGAAGCTCATGATGTTGTTTGGACCCATTGTGGGCGAGGTTGACTTTTTGTCACTTGGACAAGATAGTGTCCCCActgaaaactcattttttcttttgtaatttgaaAGTGTCAGTGGGGGGGAACACTTTGAACCTGTATAAATCTGTATAAAACATCCTGTTGCTTTCACTTGAATGTTTGAGCTTCAGTCAGTGATTCTTGCCCAAATCAGTTACGGTGATGGTTGTAAAGACAAATTTTTAACTCCATCATTCCCATTCACACTTGGTTATAGCTTTAAATATCCACTCCTTAACCTTGTTTGAATCTAGACTCCTCTGACTTTGGGGAAGAATCTGTGGGCCACTTGGTATTGATATTTATGTGATGAATGTGAGATTCATTTGTAATTGAATGTTGCCTTTGTCCTGTTTCAGACCAGTTGGATGCAAACCTTATCCCTGTGGTAAATTTCAGCTGTGGGATCTTTGCTGGCATTCTGGCCTCCCTGGTAACTCAACCTGCGGATGTTATCAAAACTCATATGCAGCTCTCCCCAATGAAATTTCGGTGGATTGGTCAGGCAATGACACTCATTTTCAAAGTAAGGCTATGGAGTAAATATTGGTTCTTGTGGTTAAGgcgctccctctccctccctctctctctctctctctgtagttcatgtcttttaaatattaaaatcagctGCAGAGCTTTAAAAAGTCCCCACTCCCAGGTCACAACCTGGGCTGCTTCTATCTGAAGGCCAGATCAGTAGCTTAAGTTCCCCAATGATTCCAAAGAATCACTGCTAAACACATCTGGTTGGTTGTgggttgttttgggttttttgttgttgcagggtttttttggtggtgggtggggggaactGACTACATTAGGACAACCTGTGATACCTGTCAAACCTGGCAGATtgctgggctccaccccagacctATGGAATCAGGCAATCTGGAAGGGCCTGGTCATCTGGTGATCAAGGACCAAGGAGGAactaaagtcagaaaaaaataacaaacacatTATTTGGTTTCTAGAAATTTGCTCTAACACAAATGCACAAACggtattattaaagatttttttttattaaagattttttaaaaataaagataaaaagtacAGGAGACAAAGTACACTcaagcaccattttttttaaagagtttatttatttatttattcatgagagactcagagagaggggcagagacttaggcagagggagaaacaggctccctgtggagaacctgatgtgggactcaaccccaggatcattGACCTGAGcgaaaaggcagacgctcgactactgattcacccaggtgcccccacttaaGCACCATTTAAAAGCCCTTGGGTTGGTCCCTTGGAAGCACACAGTTATCACATACCAGCTATTGTTGTTCAAGCTAAGTTTGTccctacatttttatatttttctgtatgtagCAGAGGAAACAACGTGAGCCTACGCATGCTTTATCTGTCTCACCCTAGATATAAACAGATAGTTGGGAATCTGATCATAGTCTTCACTGCTTGGGTCGTCTGCTTTCTTATTCTCTATACCCAAAACCctaaactttgaaaataatattattcagTTATGTATGAAAATAGCAGGAATGATAACGgttggaatgaataaatcagtcCCCATTATGAAGGAGGAATAAGAGGTGTTTTGTCTTTAATTCTTATATAGGACCACTAAGAGCATATGGTGAGTTAGGAAAAGATGCTCCCTCCAGgcacacaaatggccaaaaaggCGCCCTTTTCTCTAGCTTGGTGCCAGAACCCAGGGTGTGGCATCCACACTGTGGCCTGGATCTTAGCTGCCTGTTGGGTCTTGGTGCTTACATGAGCTATATAAGCTATCCAGCTGTATACGGCAATCCAGTATAAAGATTTTCAgctgagggggatccctgagtggctcagcggtttggcgcctgccttcggcccagggcataatcctggagtcctgggactgggtcccacattgggctccttgcatggagcctgcttctctctctctctctctctctctctctctgtgtgtgtgtgtgtgtgtgttctctcatgaataaataaataaaatcttaaaaaaaaaagattttcagctGAGAAATTGTCCCAGCTAAAGCAGGCATAAAAAGATAGAGTTTAGTAAAAAGTTatgcaaaaatgtttttatgcaaaaaaatgtttttagttcaTTGTCTCCTTAGATCCATTATTCCGTTTTGGTATCAcctataaaaatctaaaaacccAGGCTCGAAAATGGGGTAACAGAGACCCTCACTCTCACGCTAGGTGTGTTCATTGCGTTGGTACTTGGCTTCTAGAGTATTGACGTTCGTTTTCCTCATAGGATTATGGGCTGCGTGGCTTCTTCCAAGGTGGCGTCCCCCGGGCCCTCCGCAGAGCTCTGATGGCAGCGATGGCATGGACCGTGTATGAGGAGATGATGGCCAAGATGGGACTGAAGTCCTGATCAAGAGGGACCAGGCAAAGATGGGCTCTGTTGCCCTGCCTGGCTCTTGCCAAAGGCTGCTTCATCTCACTGTCCTAGAGTAAGATGAAGTCCTATCTGGAAAACCAGGCTGATGTATCCCCTTCATTCCCCAGTTTGAGTAGGGAAGAGATGGGCCTGACTCAAGCCTTCAGAATCTCCCCAAAGTGGAGTTACTGCCACATACAGCACACTGGGAAGTTAGAAGGGTTTGCACATCCTGCCAGGCTACTCGATAAGGCATTTCTGGAAAGAGCTCTTTCAGGTGGCTCTGCCTGTTTGGATCTGTTCTGGGACAAGGCTTCACACAGCCAGAGAAGCTGCGGCTGAAGAGCTCCAGTGGGGGAAGCCGGGTTGGTGGAGAGAGAGGGGTCCTTGTCACCAGGCTTTAGTGTGTCTGGGATGCTGAtaggatgagaaagaagagatgtcATTACTTAATTGGTTACTAATCACCTCAGAGGCTCTGAAGAAGTGGGGACAGTGGCTTCTTAGCCTGTAAGTGTCCAGATGACGTTCTTTTTGGTTTTGGCCTCTGCACTGTTTCAATTACAAGTTGTTCTGGCATTTTTCTGCAGCTAAAGTTCGCATAAGTAAAGTGGAGCACTTTATCATTGAAAACTGGAAAACCTAGTGTCTgtactgtgttttaaaataaccCAATAGTCTAAGGGGGCTGGCTCTTAACCTGTATAGGTCCtaaaaatctaaacattttttttaaacagctttattgcaCACATTGTACAATTCACTCATTTCAAATAAGCCATTCAGTGATTGTTAGTATTCATCACTATGAATCCATTTTAGAACACATTCATCCCCCAGTAAGATCTCAGATTTATAATTAATCCTCATTCTGAGCCCCAGCCCCCAACCACCATTGATCTGTTTTCTTCCATAATTTGCCTTTACTGGACAGTTCGTATAAATGTAGTCCTACAATTTGTAACCTCTTGCATCTGGCTGCTTTTACATGGcatcatgtttttgaggtttatccGTGTAGCATGTTTAACACTGTCCTTTTGTTTGTTAATACAGTATGCCtgtatgagattttatttttccattcatgagTTGAtgattatttgaattatttccacTCGAGGCTCTTATGAAAAATGCCacaatgaacatttatgtacaggtGTTAGTGTGgacctatgttttcatttctctcatgtAAATACATGCCTAGGAGTGGAACTGCCGGATCATGTGGAAACTATGTTGAACCATTTGAGAAACTACCTGACTGGGTACCattctacattcccaccagcagtgcagaaGGGTCCTggtttccccacatcctcctcaacacttgttattatatgttttgtttattatagCCACCCTCGGGGGTTTCTAGGTGTTTCTGTCCACTTGCCAACTTAGGAAAGAGCCATTACATTATCATGACAGCAGGAAGGGGAATTTTGGTCTGGTTAAGAATATAGGCTGTTCTAGATGGAAAGCTTGGTTCTCTACTTATTTAGACACACTTGTAACTGTTCACAGAAAGTGGGGATAGTAATGATGAAGGTTAAAGGAGCAGATGTTTCTGGTGGTACCCTGggttagtttcctagggctgtcacaacaaattaccacaaattggGTAGCTGCTAGCGGAAATTTATTCTCAGTTTTAGAGACTAGGAGTCTGAAATCAAAATGTCAGCAGGGACATCTTTTCTCTCAAGGCTCTAGGGGAAGATAGCACTGGTCTCTCCaggcttctggtggttgctgaCAATTCTTGGCATTCATCACTTCAATCTGCCTCCATCTCCACAAAGCGCCTGCACATCTGTCTCTATGTCCTAATTTCAATGACACCAGTAATTGGATGAGGGCCCACCCTACTCTAGAATGACCTCAGTCTGATTACTTCTGCAAAGAccgtatttccaaataaggtcacatttccTAGGAgctagggtgagggttaggactCCCAGGGTATGCACAATTCAACCTCAGACACacattaagtttatttatttttattaagtttaatCACAAGTTTAAGTTTATACTTAAGGTTTAGGTTAAAGTGTCCCATTCAAAATAACAGAAGGAGGAGTCTAGGAGAGGACAAAGAGGATCCTAATCTCAGCTGCACTGAAGCCACCAGTGCTTGGTGACCTGCATGCATGAGGCCTCGTGCCAGAGAAAGTAGAATATTATGTAAGACTGGAAATGTTGCTGGGATAGGAATGGAGGGAAGGCCGGTCACCACAGGTGATGGATATAGGGGTTGCCTCCCAAAAACTTAGGCCCTGACCCTCATCTTGGGCCACGGGAGCCTCATGCCAGTGGGGGCCCTCCCAAGAGCCCCTGGCAGATGAGGGACAGAGATGAAGTCCAGAGGTATAGGCTTCACTCCAATCTATTCATCTTATACTTGGCTGGTGAATTTCAGTCACCAGAGTCACCTTACatgttcatttgttctttcagcgcaaagaaataataatttggagAAACAGTCTAATTTCCTCTAAACATGGAGTAAAACTGGAATTGCCCCTTTTAACCCTGATTCCAAAGGCAAGTGGCCCTGGATAGCTGCATTATCTCCGGCCCCAGGAATTGGTTTTTCCTCTTCTGCAGTCTGTCACAACTATTAAAGTTTGAGTTTCAGCTGATTGGAAACACTGCCCAGTGCCTTTTTAAACTAATTTGTTCTTGACTACCTCAgacttatatttatttagagggaaAGCTTTGTAGGAAGGAAACACTTATTTGGCCACTTACAGGTAAGGCCTAGTAAAGCATGGGCCAAAAGAGGACAGAAGCAAAGCTTTCAAGATGTTATATtcagtttccaaaaataaattacaaaatatttcagtCATAAAGAGTAGAGCAAATGGTACAGTGGCCCTTCATTCCCATTACTGAGAGATGAAACAATTATCAGGATTTTGCTACCCTTGTCTTTCCACTCTCCCCTTTatgaaggctttaaaaaaaaaaaaaaagactccagacACAGCACCATTTCACCCTTCCATAGTTCATCTCTAAAAACGCACACCtgtaaaaataatgaactttCTTACATAACTACAATGTTATTATCCCACCTGGAAAACGTTAGCAAATTTTTTGCATATTATCCAATACCCAGCCCATATTCACATTTCCAGTTGtctcaaaacagatttttttaggggtgcctggctggctccatcccTCAAGTGAACCCACTAGATAtcagggttttaagttcaagctccacattcaGTTTAGATGAAGGGGGAtacaaaagcagaaggaaattagataaaattaagtgtccttataacctgcagtCCATTGCCAAATGCTTGAGGCAGGCAGAGTATAATGTTACTCCAGGAAGCTCCCACCCATCTTCacgttaatgccttgctagagagaaaaacaacccTAATTTGACAATAGCAAGGCCATTAAGTTTCCAGTGATATTTAGCATATGAATATCCTTCTGGAATTCACCTTATCTATACTTCCCCTAACCCCAAAGTATTTATCAATAGCTCCTCACAATCCCAGAGCAGCAGCCACTGCTGCTCTTTCTGCCCAAGAGTCCTGTCcccatgttttaataaaatcaccttttcacaccaaagacgtctcaaaaattctttcttggcctttGGCTTCGGACCCCACcaatattccaaaactacatcataaagcttacttaaaaataagatcttaggGATGGCTCGGTTaaacctccaactcttggtttgggctcaggtcctgatcttggggctGTGGGATGGGGCcatcctgggctctgtgctcagccaggagcctgctggaaaattctctccctctgcccctcacccccgcTTGTGTCGGTGGGGTCTatctgtcactctctcaaataattttaaaaaacaaaatcttagtGTTTTTTACAGTTGGCTTATGAGAATCAGGATGCAAACAAGGTCCTGAGGTTCCTTCACCAGATCTCCCACGGGGTAAGTAAATTTGAGTGAAACCACAATTAGAATGAGTGAATTCCCGAGGGTCTCATCAAGTTAGGGAACGGAACAGCAGGCACAACAATCACCAAGCTAGATCTGCTCCCCAAGGTAATGTCCCTCCCATGCCCCCCAGGGTGAGTAGCTTGCTTTCCAACTTTTTGCTGACTtcaaattctcaatttttttcaccaTTCCGTCTCCAAAAATAGTAGCCTCTAGGTGTTATCTCAGCGTCCAAGTTCTTCCCAGTGGCTCATCCAAGTGGGAGCCACTGGGTTAGGGAGCCGACAAAACTCAGGTCtaaggtcagtggttctcaaagaggCTGCATGTTGGACTCACCCAAACAGTTTTAAAACCTGCTGATGTCTGGGGTCTGCCACCCAGAAATGTGAATGTAATCAGCCTAGGTTATGGCCTGGGCAGGAGGAGTTTAGAAAgtgacccaggggatccctgggtggcgcagcggtttggcgcctgcctttggcccagggcgcgatcctgaagacccgggatggaatcccacgtcgggctcccggtgcatggagcctgcttctccctctgcctgtgtctctgcctctctctctctctctctgtgtgactatcataaataaataaaaatcaaaaaataaaataaaaagtgacccAGGTGTGGgccgcctggtggctcagtggttgagcgtctgccttccgctcagatcacgatcccggggtcttgggacggcggcccgcatccggctccccccaaggagcctgcttctctccgcctgtgtctctgcctttctttctgtggctTTCGTGAACAAACTAATacaatcttttaagaaataaaagtaaaagttcCCCAAGTGACCCTTATGGCGCAGCCCTGGCAGAGAAACACGGAGGAGCCCCGCAGGGCGAGGTCCCACCGGGCGGTCCCTAACTCGGCTGCAGGGGTTAAGCAggagccggggggcggggcgggggcggggccaggccagAAACCCGGCGGGAGAGTTCGGGTCGCGGCTGCCAGCACGCTCGGCTGCGGCTGAAGCCAGCGGAAACGCCTCCGTTTTACAAAACAAAGGGAAGAAGCGGGAGGCGTGCGCGGTCGGCTGGCGCCGACCTCGGGTGGGTTCCTGCGGCCCCGGCGCTCCCGCAGCTTTGGGTAGCGATGGAGCGGAGCCCGGGGAGCGGCGGGCGCTGGGAGCGCAGCAGCCCCCCGGCGCCTCCAGAGCTCACCCCGGACGTGGAGGAGCTGCAGAGCCGCGTGCAGGAGACCCTGGAGCTGCTGTCCCCGCAGGACCTGCGCAACTTCCGCCTGCTCCTCAAGACCGTGGACGAGGAGCCGCGGGTGAGCCCCGTGAAGCTGGAGCTGGAGGGCCGCAAGAAGGCGGGGCTGGCCCGTCTGGTGGCCCAGAACTACTGCGAGCCCGCCGCGTCGCGCGTCCTCGTCAAGGTGCTGCGGCAGCTCCGCCGCGCCGACCTGCTCAGGCTCTGGCAGGGCGCCGCGGACCGCGGGGGTGAGCCCGGGCGGGCGCCgggggggcgggcgccgggggggcgggcgcggggggggcggggccgggggcgcgcggctcggctcggctcggcctCCCGGGGGTTCCCCGCGCGGCTCCCGGTGGCGCGCGGCGGGAGGAGCGAGCCCGGGGGGAAGCGGTCCCGGCAGTGGCCGTTCCGAGCGCCGAATCCCAGGGACCCGCCGGCACCTTTGGCGGGGGAGGGCTCAGAAATCGGATGGACTCCGCAGGCCTGCGATGCTTTGTCAACACGCACCTCCGGGAGAGCGTGATGTGGGAGGCTCACCGTCACGTCTCCAGGGCATGTATtgatggggggcagggagcccctCCTGCACACCCTGACACCATTTGCCATAAATCTAAGATGTGGCTTATGATCGAGAAACGCAGTATGTAACAGGTTGACGGAGG from Vulpes vulpes isolate BD-2025 chromosome 11, VulVul3, whole genome shotgun sequence encodes the following:
- the SLC25A38 gene encoding mitochondrial glycine transporter isoform X3 is translated as MFQKSRPALLQPQDVGDKVETLMLHPVIKAFLCGSISGTCSTLLFQPLDLLKTRLQTLQPSAHGSGRIGMLALLLKVVRTESILGLWKGISPSIVRCVPGIGIYFGTLYSLKQYFLRGHPPTALESVILGVGSRSVAGVCMSPITVIKTRYESGRYGYESIYTALRSIYRSEGHRGLFSGLTATLLRDAPFSGIYLMFYNQTKNIMTHDQLDANLIPVVNFSCGIFAGILASLVTQPADVIKTHMQLSPMKFRWIGQAMTLIFKDYGLRGFFQGGVPRALRRALMAAMAWTVYEEMMAKMGLKS
- the SLC25A38 gene encoding mitochondrial glycine transporter isoform X1 → MFQKSRPALLQPQDVGDKLHPVIKAFLCGSISGTCSTLLFQPLDLLKTRLQTLQPSAHGSGRIGMLALLLKVVRTESILGLWKGISPSIVRCVPGIGIYFGTLYSLKQYFLRGHPPTALESVILGVGSRSVAGVCMSPITVIKTRYESGRYGYESIYTALRSIYRSEGHRGLFSGLTATLLRDAPFSGIYLMFYNQTKNIMTHDQLDANLIPVVNFSCGIFAGILASLVTQPADVIKTHMQLSPMKFRWIGQAMTLIFKDYGLRGFFQGGVPRALRRALMAAMAWTVYEEMMAKMGLKS
- the SLC25A38 gene encoding mitochondrial glycine transporter isoform X2; this encodes MFQKSRPALLQPQDVGDKVETLMLHPVIKAFLCGSISGTCSTLLFQPLDLLKTRLQTLQPSAHGSGRIGMLALLLKSIVRCVPGIGIYFGTLYSLKQYFLRGHPPTALESVILGVGSRSVAGVCMSPITVIKTRYESGRYGYESIYTALRSIYRSEGHRGLFSGLTATLLRDAPFSGIYLMFYNQTKNIMTHDQLDANLIPVVNFSCGIFAGILASLVTQPADVIKTHMQLSPMKFRWIGQAMTLIFKDYGLRGFFQGGVPRALRRALMAAMAWTVYEEMMAKMGLKS